Genomic DNA from Nonomuraea rubra:
CGACAAGAAGATGTCGCTGCCCCCGCTCAACTTCACCCCCGCCGAGGCCGTGGCCATCGCCGTCGCGCTCAGCCAGGCCGGCGACCAGCCGTTCGGGCGGCAGGCGCGCAGCGCGTTACGCAAGGTGGTGGCCGCGATGCCGGGGCCCGAGGGCGACCTGGCCAGGGAGCTGGCGCGGCGCGTGCAGCTCGTCCACCTGCCGCCCGAGCAGGGCAGCGAGATCCAGCCGCTGGGCGCCGAGGGCATCTCCCGGGCCATCGAGGAGGCGCTGCTGCGGCGGCGGGTGCTCAGGCTCGAGTACGCCGACGCCAAGGGCGCGATCACCTCGCGTGACGTGGAGCCCGGGGTGTTCCTGGGCGGGCGGGGCGGCTTCTGGTATCTCGTGGCGTGGTGCCGGCTGCGCGACGACGTCCGCGTCTTCCGCCTCGATCGCATCGCCGCCGCCACCGTCACCGCCGAGCGCTGCCCCGACCGGCCGCTCGAAGGCTTCGCCACCGAGGTGCCGGAGATGGCCGTGCACGGCACCCTGCTCGATTAATGACCCGAAAACACCGACATAGGGTTGTCGCCAATACGGTAGATCGTTGTCTTGTTCGAAAAATGAAGATCGCTCGTACGCCGGGACAGCGCCTTCCCCGCGACCACCCGGCAGGCGAGCGGGCCGTGTCCCAGCCAGGGAGCGGTCCACCCCTCGCTCTGGACACGCCGCCGATCGCCGAACGGCGGCGCGTCCAGGGCTCCGGTCAGAAGGCGGCGGCAGACAGCCAGCGGTCCAGCAGGGCCCGGTCGCCGTGCACGGTGAGGGCGTCGGGGGAGCGGCGGCCGTACAGCAGGAGCAGCAGGTCGCTCACCGGGCCCCGCACGGCGACGTCGCCCTTGGCGTGCCCGCGCGCCCACTCGATCTTCCCGGCGGGGCCCTGCGTGATGGTCCATTCGCCGTCGGCGTCGCCGGCGTGGAGGTGGATCGTGGCCCCCTCCGCGCCGAGCTCCGCCAGGGACTTGGTGACCCACGCGGCCGACGGCAGGTTGTGGAGGAACTCCTCGACCCCGTCGATCGCGGTCCCCGCCGGGATCTCCGGGTCGGCGCCGAGCGCGAGCTCGGCGTCGGCCCGGTGCACCACCAGCTCGAAGAGCATCCGGCGCGGCCACCACGAGGCCCGCTTGTCCGGGCCCCACGTCCACACCTCCATGGCCGGGTCGGTCTCACGCAGGACTTCCAGCAGCTCCGCGGCGCCCGCCGCCAGCCAGGCCGCGTCGCCGCTCTGCCCCTCGGCCAGCCCGCTGGGCACCTGCCGCGACCAGAGGCGCTCCTGGACGCGGTTGCGCAGCATGTGCACGGTCCAGCGGTGGGTCTGGCCGACATGCGTGATCAGCTCGGCCATCGTCCATCCCGGGCACGTCGGCACCGGGACGGACAGGTCGCCGGCCAGGGCCGCCAGGCGGGCGGCCTCCGTCTCGATCTGGGAGTGGTAGTCCGTCACGCCGCCCAGACTAGGCCGCCGGGCAGCTCGCGCCCTTGGCGGGCACCTTGCCGTCGATCAGGTAGGCGTCCACGAGGCCCTGCACGCACTTGCTGCCCGACAGGTACGCCCCGTGCCCCTCGCCCTCGTACGTGACCAGCGTCGCGGTCTTGAGCTGGGCCGTCAGCTTGGGCGCCCACTCGTACGGCGTGGCCGGGTCGCCCTTGCCGCCCACCACCACGATCGGCGCGGACCCGGTGGCGTTGACGTGCCGGGCCTCGTCGCTGCCCTTGGCCGGCCACACCCGGCACAGCCCGCCCGAGCCCTCGCTGCCGAACAGCGGCGAGATCTTCAGCGCGGCCTGCTCGGTGCGCCGCAGCGTCGCCTCGTCGGGCCGTTCGGCGGTGTCCACGCAGGTGATGGCCGGGAAGCTGGTCATCTGCGTGGAGAAGCTGCCGTCGGGGCTGCGGCCGGTGTAGGAGTCGGCCAGGTACAGCAGCGCCTCCCCGTTGCCCTTGAGCGCCGCGCCCAGCGCCTCCTCCAGGAACGGCCAGGTCAGCTCCGAGTACAGCGCGGCGGCCACGCCCGTGGAGGCCAGGCCCTGGCTCAGCTCGCGGTTGCCGACCTTCAGCGGCTGGGCGGTGAGCTGGTTCAGCAGGTTCTCGACGTTGGTGTTGGCGGTGGCCTGGTCCTTGCCGAGCGCGCAGGTCTCCTTCACGCAGGCGCGCAGGAAACTCTCGTACGCCTTCTGGAAGCCGCGCGTCTGCGCCAGCGTGCGCTGCTCGAACGTGACCGTCGGGTCCAGCGGCGCGTCCAGCACCATGCGGCCCACGTTCTTGGGGAACAGGGTGGCGTAGACGCCGCCGAGCTGGGTGCCGTACGACATGCCGACGTAGTTGAGCTTGGGGTCGCCGAGGGCGTCGCGCATGCGGTCCATGTCCCGGGCGGCGTTCACGGTGCCGACGTAGGGCAGGATCTTGCCGGAGTTCTGCTGGCAGAGCGCGGCGAAGCGCTTGTTGGCCGCCGCGACCTCCCTGTCGGTCTCGTCGTCCGGCGGCAGCGTGTCCAGCGCCACGAACTTGTCCATCTCGGCGCCGTCACCGCAGCGCACGCCCGAGCTGCGCTCGACGCCGCGCGGGTCGAAGCTGATCAGGTCGTAGCGGGCACGCAGCGCGGTGAGCGCCTTGGCGGCCTGGTCGAGCGTGTCCACGCCGGACGCGCCGGGGCCGCCGAAGTTGAACAGCACCGAGCCCAGCCGCTTGCTCTGGCCGCCGGTCGCCGGCAGCTTGATCAGCGCCAGGTCCAGCTTCTCGCCGTCGGGCTTGGCGTAGTCGAGGGGCACCGCGAGCTTGCCGCACCGTACCGAGGCGTCCTGGCGGGCCGGCGGCTCGCCGTCAGGGCGCTTGATATCGGTGCAGGGACCCCAGGCGATCTGGTCGGAAGCGGCTGTGGAGTCCGCTGACGGCCCGGAGGCGGGCTCTGCGGGTGCCGTGGAGCAACCGGCGGTGGCCGCCAGGAGCAGGGCGGCGGCTGTGACGCGACGCATGACGAAACTTCCCCTCACATCTCTCAGGGGGAAGTAGTGCCCACAATACGTGACCGTGCACCAAACCAGGGTGAGGCGGCACGTACCCCTCCTGAACGTGCCGCCTCACTAGGCCAAACGGCGCGGACGGCCGGATATGACGGCGCTCCCGCGAAGAATCTTTCGCGGGAGCGCCCCTACTGGATGACTCAGACTCCCATGGACTGGGTGTCGTTGCTCTCCGCGCCGCCGGCCTCGGTGACGCCGTTCTTGAGGTGGTACTTGGCGATGGCCTCGCGCAGCACCTCGCCGTCGAGCTCGCCCCGCTTGACCAGGCTGGTCAGCACGGCCAGCGTGATCGAGGCGGCGTCCACGTGGAAGTGGCGGCGCAGCGCCGAGCGGGTGTCGGACAGGCCGAACCCGTCGGTGCCCAGCGAGGACCAGTCACCCGGCACCCACTGCGCGATCTGGTCCTGGACGGCCTTCATGTAGTCGCTGACGCCCACGAACGGGCCCTGGGCCTGCGAGAGCGCCTCGGTGACGTACGGGACGCGGCGCTCGGCCTCGGGGTTGAGCAGGTTGTGCTCCTCGCACGCGAGGGCCTCGCGGCGCAGCTCGGACCACGACGTCGCCGACCACACGGTGGCCGACACGCCCCAGTCCTCGGCCAGCAGCCGCTGCGCCTCCATCGCCCACGGGCCCGCCACCCCGGAGGACAGGATGTTGGCCTTCGGGCCCTGCGTCTGCGGCCCGTCGGCGAACTTGTACAGGCCCTTGAGCAGGCCCTGCACGTCGATGTCCGCCGGCTGGGCCGGCTGCAGGTAGGGCTCGTTGTAGACGGTCAGGTAGTAGAAGATGTCCTCCGGCTGGTCGCCGTACATCCTCCTGAGGCCGTCCTTGACGATGTGCGCCACCTCGAACGCCCAGGACGGGTCGTAGGAGACGGCGGCCGGGTTCGTCGAGGCGATGAGCGGCGTGTGGCCGTCCTCGTGCTGCAGGCCCTCGCCGTTGAGCGTGGTGCGGCCCGCGGTGGCGCCGAGCAGGAAGCCGCGGCCCATCTGGTCGCCCATCTGCCACATCGCGTCGCCGGTGCGCTGCCACCCGAACATCGAGTAGAAGATGTAGATCGGGATCATGTGCTCGCCGTGCGTGGCGTACGCGGTGCCGGCCGCGATGGTCGAGGCCATCGAGCCCGACTCGCTGATGCCCTCGTGCAGGATCTGCCCCTGCACGGACTCCTTGTACGACAGCAGCAGCTCGCGGTCCACGGCCTCGTACGTCTGCCCGTGCGGCGAGTAGATCTTGGCCGTCGGGAACATCGCGTCCAGACCGAACGTGCGGGCCTCGTCCGGGATGATCGGCACGAACCGGTGGCCGATCTCCTTGTCGCGCATGAGGTCCTTCAGCAGCCGCACGAACGCCATGGTGGTGGCGACCTGCTGCTTGCCGGAGCCCTTGCTGAAGGTGCCGTAGACCTCGTCGCCGGGCAGCTTGACCGGCTTGGCGCGCATGACCCGCTTGGGCAGCACGCCGCCGAGCGCCGCGCGGCGCTCCTTCATGTACTGGATCTCGGGGTCGTTCTCGCCCGGGTGGAAGTACGGGGGCAGGTCGCCCTCCAGGGCCGAGTCGGGGATCGGCAGGTAGAGCCGGTCCCTGAACTCCTTCAGCTCGGCCTTGGTGAGCTTCTTCATCTGGTGGGTGGCGTTGCGCGCCTCGAAGTCCTTGCCCAGCGTCCAGCCCTTGATGGTCTGGGCCAGGATCACCGTCGGCTGGCCGACGTGCTCGCGGGCCGCCTTGAACGCCGCGTACACCTTGCGGTAGTCGTGGCCGCCGCGCGACAGCTTGCGGATGTCGTCGTCGGTCAGGTGCTCGACCATCTTGCGCAGGCGCGGGTCGGAGCCGAAGAAGTTGTCGCGGATGTAGGCGCCCGACTCGACCGAGTACGTCTGGAACTGGCCGTCGGGGGTGGTGTTCATCTGGTTGACCAGCACGCCGTCGACGTCGGCCGCCAGCAGCGGGTCCCAGTCGCGGCCCCACACGACCTTGATGACGTTCCAGCCGGCGCCGCGGAAGTACGACTCCAGCTCCTGGATGATCTTGCCGTTGCCGCGTACCGGGCCGTCGAGCCGCTGCAGGT
This window encodes:
- the aceE gene encoding pyruvate dehydrogenase (acetyl-transferring), homodimeric type, with protein sequence MASGRQRFSIISDGLPSQLPDVDPSETNEWLESLDNVVKTEGRTRARYLMLRMLERAREHQVGVPGLRSTDYINTIPPEREPWFPGDEHVERRIRAYIRWNAAIMVSRANARTNVGGHIATYASAASLYEVGFNHFFRGKDHGESGDQVFFQGHAAPGIYARAFLEGRLNEAQLDAFRQELSHGFHGLPSYPHPRLMPDFWEFPTVSMGLGPIGAIYQARFNRYLLNRQIKDTSRSHVWAFLGDGEMDEPESLGAIGLAAREELDNLTFVINCNLQRLDGPVRGNGKIIQELESYFRGAGWNVIKVVWGRDWDPLLAADVDGVLVNQMNTTPDGQFQTYSVESGAYIRDNFFGSDPRLRKMVEHLTDDDIRKLSRGGHDYRKVYAAFKAAREHVGQPTVILAQTIKGWTLGKDFEARNATHQMKKLTKAELKEFRDRLYLPIPDSALEGDLPPYFHPGENDPEIQYMKERRAALGGVLPKRVMRAKPVKLPGDEVYGTFSKGSGKQQVATTMAFVRLLKDLMRDKEIGHRFVPIIPDEARTFGLDAMFPTAKIYSPHGQTYEAVDRELLLSYKESVQGQILHEGISESGSMASTIAAGTAYATHGEHMIPIYIFYSMFGWQRTGDAMWQMGDQMGRGFLLGATAGRTTLNGEGLQHEDGHTPLIASTNPAAVSYDPSWAFEVAHIVKDGLRRMYGDQPEDIFYYLTVYNEPYLQPAQPADIDVQGLLKGLYKFADGPQTQGPKANILSSGVAGPWAMEAQRLLAEDWGVSATVWSATSWSELRREALACEEHNLLNPEAERRVPYVTEALSQAQGPFVGVSDYMKAVQDQIAQWVPGDWSSLGTDGFGLSDTRSALRRHFHVDAASITLAVLTSLVKRGELDGEVLREAIAKYHLKNGVTEAGGAESNDTQSMGV
- a CDS encoding maleylpyruvate isomerase family mycothiol-dependent enzyme encodes the protein MTDYHSQIETEAARLAALAGDLSVPVPTCPGWTMAELITHVGQTHRWTVHMLRNRVQERLWSRQVPSGLAEGQSGDAAWLAAGAAELLEVLRETDPAMEVWTWGPDKRASWWPRRMLFELVVHRADAELALGADPEIPAGTAIDGVEEFLHNLPSAAWVTKSLAELGAEGATIHLHAGDADGEWTITQGPAGKIEWARGHAKGDVAVRGPVSDLLLLLYGRRSPDALTVHGDRALLDRWLSAAAF
- a CDS encoding helix-turn-helix transcriptional regulator; its protein translation is MNRTDRLYALVEDLRAIAPRCRSAREIARRFEVSVRTIERDIAALQESGVPIYAEPGRKGGYAIDKKMSLPPLNFTPAEAVAIAVALSQAGDQPFGRQARSALRKVVAAMPGPEGDLARELARRVQLVHLPPEQGSEIQPLGAEGISRAIEEALLRRRVLRLEYADAKGAITSRDVEPGVFLGGRGGFWYLVAWCRLRDDVRVFRLDRIAAATVTAERCPDRPLEGFATEVPEMAVHGTLLD
- a CDS encoding alpha/beta hydrolase; this translates as MRRVTAAALLLAATAGCSTAPAEPASGPSADSTAASDQIAWGPCTDIKRPDGEPPARQDASVRCGKLAVPLDYAKPDGEKLDLALIKLPATGGQSKRLGSVLFNFGGPGASGVDTLDQAAKALTALRARYDLISFDPRGVERSSGVRCGDGAEMDKFVALDTLPPDDETDREVAAANKRFAALCQQNSGKILPYVGTVNAARDMDRMRDALGDPKLNYVGMSYGTQLGGVYATLFPKNVGRMVLDAPLDPTVTFEQRTLAQTRGFQKAYESFLRACVKETCALGKDQATANTNVENLLNQLTAQPLKVGNRELSQGLASTGVAAALYSELTWPFLEEALGAALKGNGEALLYLADSYTGRSPDGSFSTQMTSFPAITCVDTAERPDEATLRRTEQAALKISPLFGSEGSGGLCRVWPAKGSDEARHVNATGSAPIVVVGGKGDPATPYEWAPKLTAQLKTATLVTYEGEGHGAYLSGSKCVQGLVDAYLIDGKVPAKGASCPAA